tTTGCGCAAAATTCTTCTAGCCGAGCTTGCAAAAAGATTATTTCGAAAAAGTGAAGACTTGCACAAACTGCCAATAGCATGCTCCAATAATATATGAATGAACTCATCCCGACGATATATCTTAAACGTATCAAAATAGTATAACTTAGTAACCGCAaaacgacttctaaatgcttatCCTTGTTATAAAAGAGAGGTTAAACAGAAACAAAAGATAAGACATTGATTTAAGAATTACTTGAGTACAGAACTTATAATTCACTCACTGACTTGAGCGTTGGAGTATCTTTTGCAAGTGACTACCTCTTTGTTCTCTTCGTGCCGAGGTATAACTCATTCTGACGAAAAATTTGGAGATAATTGCCGGAAAACGAGCTATACCAAAGCCAAACCTCAAACaaacaaatactaattaaaaaaagtaaatacaaataatatttgtttGTATTCCCCTTCCTCAGCCAAATGGTTATCTATAAGCTGCATTTACCACTTTTATAAGTGTTCCGGCCAAAGCgtaaaagaagaaaactaaaaaaaataaatactaaaagagTAGAATAATATTCTATTTGGTCAATCACAAGAGGTAAGTAGGGTAAGcaattcataatttcatatGTGTATTTTCAGAGGACCCTTTCTCTCTGACGTAACTACCTGAAGGCGATACTAACTAAGCACTTCCCTTTGGCCTCAAAAAGTTTCGAAGGAGTTTTCTAGACCAGGTAGGCTTCTATATCGAACTATCgattcttgtttatttttgggTCCCTATTGgaattttatgtttgaatttaataaattttgggGTAGATCTACGATTGCATATAGTGAAGGTTTCTACTTTCTATTGTATTTGCTTGTAAGTTGTAAAATTACGATGAATTAATTCATGAAAGCTCTTGATACATAAAACAGTTCATGTTTATTCGGAGAGAATGGGTGGTAACTTACTAGCTTAGTATTAGAAAGGTACatgcaattttcaaaatattttaatttatatttggtaAATCAAGAAATTAtgtattagtatttttttaatttttaagaagGTAAGAGTATTTTCGAAAGTATATATATGGAGATACTTTTAAAAAAGGACtcatgtttttcaaaattaaaaaatttaatataattttatatattaataaatatctaaatttatttttatttcttattttaattttctctattaAAGTTAGTTTAAacttttatcaattttatcacGTACAATTGTTATAACTTGTATCTACTGAAAACCAATTGTATTGTAATTTACTAAATATAGCTATTATAACTTTATTGGAAAACTATCTTTAAAAAGACATCTTAATAAGCTATTCTTAAAAAACACAAGTTGTACCAAATTTACTCTTACTCTCAAAGATAAACATTAAAACCATATAAACTAGTTTGATAAAACTTTCGCCAATCAAAAATAGCTTGTTAAAAAAGTAACTTTTAAAGATAACTTTTTGAAAACTATAACAGTTATATTTGGCAAATCAAAATACACAGAATCAACTCATAACATGCTTAAGAACAAAACAAACATGactttttttatagaaaataatttggTAAACGATATTGTAGAATTAACAATATAATCCATTTAGCAGTTAAGCTATTGGTATTTGGTAGAGTGggttaatttataaaaatttctaattaaGATTACCTAATATCCTAATTGTGTTAGTAGTTTAacacattttattttaaaataattgaattttaaattaaaatatattttcatatgTAGCTAAAGTTctataaaattcataaaactaAACAATATACTAAATTTTGCACTAAATCATCAAAACTTTGGAATATAATTATATGATTTCTACCAAAAGCAAGTATGaatttgttaataattattacttATAAGAAAAGAATTCATATTTTCTAAATTATAAGTTTGAATACCAGACTAACTGTGccagattttatttaattctgCATTCATATTTGTGCAACATAGCTTCAAATTTATAGTAGTTTTTCCACCCTCATGATGTAAACACAGGCACAAACACACTCAAAGATTTGGCATGAAAATGGAACCTcaattgaatataatttttcttccaTATCCAACTCCTGGCCACATGATCCCAATGGTAGATTCAGCAAGACTATTTGCAAGGCATGGAGCAAGTTCCACCATCATCACTACACAAGCCAATGCTTCAACATTCCAAAAGGCCATAGACAGCGACTTCGAAGCCGGATACTCAATCAGAATCCATGTGATTCCATTCCCTGCATCTCAAGTTGGTCTCCCTGAAGGTGTTGAAAACATTAAAGATGGCAATTCACTAGAAATCATGGGTAAAATCGGCCGCGGAATACACATGCTCAGAGATCAAATTGAGCTCCTCTTTCATGATCTTAATGCTGATTGTTTAGTCACAGATATGTTATATCCTTGGACAGTGGATTCTGCTGAGAAATTAGGAATTCCAAGGCTTTACTTTTACAGCTCGAGCTACTTCTCGAATTGCGCTAGCTATTCTGTTAGGACTCATAGGCCTCATGATGGACTTGAATCTGATACAAGCAAGTTTTTGATTCCGGATTTGCCACATAAAACAGAGATGACTTCTCTGCAGCTTGCAGAGTGGATAAGGACTAAGAATAACAGCACCGCACAATTTTTCGATGCAGTGTTTGAATCTGAGAAAAGAAGCTATGGTGCAGTGTACAATAGCTTTCACGATCTTGAAAATGAGTATGAGGAACATTACAAGAACATAATGGGGATCAAAGTTTGGAGTATAGGACCAGTTGCAGCATGGATCAATAGTACTAATAAGGGACAAAAACATGATCATGTAGAAGAATTAGAGCCCAAATGGTTAAAGTGGCTTAATTCCAAGAAAATTGGTTCAGTTTTGTATGTTTCTTTTGGTAGCCTAACTAGGCTTCCTAATGCTCAAGTTGCTGAAATTGCTCATGGACTTGAAAATTCTGGTCATGATTtcatttgggtaattaggaaaagggaaaataatgatgatgacAATGATGGAGATAGTTTCTTGCATGATTTTGAGGTTAGGATGAGAGAAAGCAATCAGGGCTATATTATATGGAATTGGGCTCCACAGTTGCTAATATTGGAACACTCTTCTATTGGAGGAATTGTGACACATTGTGGATGGAATTCAATTCTTGAAAGCTTGAGTTTTGGGTTGCCAATGATCACTTGGCCAATGTTTGCTGAGCAATTCTACAATGAGAAGTTGTTGGTTGATATGTTGAAGATCAGCGTCGCGATCGGGGTGAAGGAGAACAAATTGTGGGTGAGTTTGGGTGAGGAAGATGTGGTGAAAAGGGATATGATCACAAATGCTGTGAAAGTTTTGATGGGAAGTGGTGAAGAGAGCATGGAAATGAGGAAGAGAGCAAAGAAGCTTGGGGATGTTGGCAAGAGGGCTATAGAGGAAGGGGGAACATCTTACAACAACTTGATTCAGTTGATACAAGAGCTAAAATCATTGAAGGTATCAAGGGAACTTAGCAAAAGAAAATTGGAAAATTAAAAGTTTCAAACGGTTGGTGGAGTGGATTTATACATTGATGTAATATCTTTACTATCAAAATGTCATGCTTCCGATTCTGATAATAAGAAGTATTACGACgactttatatatttaataataaaacgCCTTTGACTCATAACTGTATCGCTaatttcttaaaagaaaaaacagaaatacttTTTATATGAAAACGGACaagcatatacatatatataacttCTTACTCAGGCAACTTAcgaatattatatacatacatgtTATTACAGTTACGACTCATATCcctcttataaaaatataataataaaggtgAGGAAAATCTATAATATATGTATACAAACAGAAGcaacatttttaaaaactttaacAAAAATTTCGCAAGCTTTCTCATccgttttgaaaagaaaagtcaatgctcttattttattattaaatatacaaAGTCGTCGTAATATTTTTCGTTATTAAAATAGTATAGTCAAAAGCGTAACATTCTGATAGTAAGGGTTATAATTGAAATGGAAGGATGATTGAAATCTTGTTGCTTTAATTTAATGGTGTAGCTTCtgattttcaaaacttttaaaTAGTGAAAAATTTATTATCCAAATAATGTGTGCCAAAAGAATGATACGGCATAATTGATAATCTTTTGATAAGAAAATGGATTCTATCAGACTCAGTATATTTAACTAAATCATCACCATGTATTATTGTATTTTGTTAAGTCAtgagttaatttattttgatgagTAAACTACCATTTCTATTCACGAAAGTTGAAAACGCTAATATATTTATCcatagaaaatgaaaattacCGTTTGTACCTATAAAGATTGACTTTTGCAAGCAAAATTACCCAAATCCTAAATAATTACgtaaaatttctaaattatcCCCTTCTTTTCTCTCAGGTACCCACCCTCACTCACTATCTGCAGCACCTAAACCATAATTACTGTAGCATTATCTTCTTTCCTactgtctctctctctctatcacTCACTTACTCACTTTTTCTCTCTCACCTCTTGAACATCAACATAATCTAATCACTGTCCtcttcaaaatcacaaaaaagaaTAAACTCAAATCAAATTGAAGAATAGAGCATGCACAGATTCaaaataaaaccctaatttcttagaacCTTCTCAAAAAATTGACAATTTCTCAGATTTCAGATTACCATATTTTCGTTGCAAATAACACAGAACACGAATCTGATTTTGCCaagagaaggagaagacgaAGTGTTCTTCCTCCTCTTCGGGCTCCCTCAACAATGACGACAATGATGCGATAGCGGCGGCAAGTCTCCACATTGCCAGTGCGGTCTCCCTCCCCCtcatcttctcttcttcttcctcgagTGGGGGTGTGTGTAATGTCTCCGTGTGTGaattttggagaaaaaggaGGTGGTGGCTGGGTGAAGAGGGTTAGGGTTAGAAAGGTGGTTAGGTGAAGGGAGTGGTGGTGAAATTTGatattagaaaagaaaagggagTGGTGGTTGGGTGAAGAGGGTTAGAGTTAGAAATATGATTGGGTGAAAAGGATTAGGGTTAGAAAGGTGGCTGGGTGAAGAGGGTGAAGGGGGTGGTGGtggaatttaaaattaaaaagggaaaGGGGGTGGTGgtggaatttgaaattagaaaagaaaagggagGTGGTGGCTGGGTGAAGAGGGTGAAGGGGGTGGTGGTGGAATTTGATATTAGAAAGGGAAAGGGAGTGGTGGCTGGGTAAAGAGGGTGAAAGGGGTGGTGGTGGGATTGGAAATTAGAAAAGTAATGGTGAAGATAAAGGTAATTTAGgaattttaagtaattttttagtgtttggataattttgttaTGCGAAACCCGTATTTCATGGgtacaaattataattttcttttcttatgggTAGATATGTCagcgtttttaatttttatgggTAAAAATGATAGTTTACTCTATTTTGATAATAAAGTTAAATAGAGAcagataattttaaaagaaagatgatattgaaaagttttaaaaatgttagaaataattttgaaaaataaaaacggTTAAAGACCATTTTGGTTTTCTATTCAAATgttagaaatcaaaataatttttatcttcagCCAGCAAAGATCAACAGtattttaaaacatatatagaGTTCACACTAGCTagccaataaataaaaattaatattgtaaaaaaaattatatatgattttGTTATTCCAGGTCATGTTAAAAGTATATAAAGATTATTTTGATAATCATTATACTAAAGCATAGGTTATTCGGTTTAGTTGCCTCACTGCACCAGTCACCCATGACTCTGGGAcagtaagaaaaagaagagaacaagcaTATTGAACAATCCATTACAGGACAATTGTGAAAGTTATGAAGCACGGACACTTTGTTTAATTGCCGTGTCGGCGTGTCGGACACATTTCGGACACGACGCACGGAGACACTCATCCGACACGCGTGTCTCCCGTGTCCAAACGTGTCCTGtccgaaaaaataaaaaaacaagtcAGACATGGCCCGGACACGGCCCAGACACGGCCGGACACGGCCTAATGCCATTTTGGAACATCAATTTCACTTTCAGTCTTTCACCCTTcactttaacaaaaaattaaaaacctaACCTTTCACCTCCACCCCCAAACCCGTCTTTGGCTCTGTGGCTCCAACCCACTCACCCTCTCCTCACCGCCAGTCTACCGCCACCTCCAGC
This portion of the Arachis duranensis cultivar V14167 chromosome 6, aradu.V14167.gnm2.J7QH, whole genome shotgun sequence genome encodes:
- the LOC107495111 gene encoding soyasapogenol B glucuronide galactosyltransferase-like: MKMEPQLNIIFLPYPTPGHMIPMVDSARLFARHGASSTIITTQANASTFQKAIDSDFEAGYSIRIHVIPFPASQVGLPEGVENIKDGNSLEIMGKIGRGIHMLRDQIELLFHDLNADCLVTDMLYPWTVDSAEKLGIPRLYFYSSSYFSNCASYSVRTHRPHDGLESDTSKFLIPDLPHKTEMTSLQLAEWIRTKNNSTAQFFDAVFESEKRSYGAVYNSFHDLENEYEEHYKNIMGIKVWSIGPVAAWINSTNKGQKHDHVEELEPKWLKWLNSKKIGSVLYVSFGSLTRLPNAQVAEIAHGLENSGHDFIWVIRKRENNDDDNDGDSFLHDFEVRMRESNQGYIIWNWAPQLLILEHSSIGGIVTHCGWNSILESLSFGLPMITWPMFAEQFYNEKLLVDMLKISVAIGVKENKLWVSLGEEDVVKRDMITNAVKVLMGSGEESMEMRKRAKKLGDVGKRAIEEGGTSYNNLIQLIQELKSLKVSRELSKRKLEN